From a single Mobula birostris isolate sMobBir1 chromosome 13, sMobBir1.hap1, whole genome shotgun sequence genomic region:
- the LOC140207738 gene encoding uncharacterized protein, protein MAHQPVRTGEQPFTCSDCGKGFTKSSKLKVHQRVHTGERPFICSDCGKGFTQSSQLLIHQSVHTAERDFSCSDCGKRFPHSSTLQRHQSVHTGERPFTCSVCGKGFTQSSHLQSHQRVHTGEKPFTCSDCGKGFTKSSNLQIHQRVHSGERPFTCSVCGKGFTQSSTLQRHQRVHTGEKPFTCSDCGKGFTESSTLLAHQSLHTGKWRFTCSECGKGFNQSSKLLAHQSVHTGEWPFTCCECGKGFTRSSKLLAHQRVHTGERPFTCSECEKEFARPSDLQIHQRVHTGERPFACCECGKRFTRSSHLLRHQRVHTG, encoded by the coding sequence atggctcaccagccagTCCGCACTggggagcagccgttcacctgctcggactgtgggaagggattcactaaatcatctaaattgaaggtacatcagcgagttcacactggagagaggccattcatctgctcagactgtgggaagggattcactcagtcatctcagctactgatacatcagtcagttcacactgcagagagggatttcagctgctcagattgtgggaagagattccctcactcttccaccctacagagacaccagtcagttcacactggggagaggccattcacctgctcagtctgtgggaagggattcactcagtcatcccacctacagagtcatcagcgagttcacactggggagaagccgttcacctgctctgactgtgggaagggattcactaagtcatccaacctacagatacaccagcgagttcacagtggggagagaccattcacctgctcagtctgtgggaagggattcactcaatcttccaccctacagagacaccagcgagttcacactggggagaagccgttcacctgctcagactgtggaaagggattcactgaatcatccaccctattggcacaccagtcacTTCACACTGGGAAGTGgcggttcacctgctcagaatgtgggaagggattcaatcagtcttccaaactactggcacaccagtcagttcacaccggggagtggccattcacctgctgtgaatgtgggaagggattcactcggtcatccaaattactggcacaccagcgagttcacactggggagaggccattcacctgctctgaatgtgagaAGGAATTCGCTCGGCCATCTGATCTACagatacaccagcgagttcacactggggagaggccgttcgcctgctgtgaatgtgggaagagattcactcggtcatctcatctactgagacaccagcgagttcacactgggtag